TGTGCAATACAAGAGCGAACGTGTGTTCTGCGAGCTGAGTATTGCCCTTGAAGGCGATGATTTCTTCAATCAGCTTAAAAAAGATGCTCTTAGCGTCATTTACAAAGATGATATCCCGTTGCTGACGGCTGCTTTGGAAAGAAGTGTCCTTTTGAAGGAACTGGATGATCATGGCGTGTTTACGTTTACCTATCGCCTGAATTCTCCTGATGGTCCTTTGTTTGTAAAAATGGTGGCCGTTTATTCCGATAAAAAGCATATCGTGATTAGCGTGACCAACATTGATTCTCAAATTCGCCGTGAACAGAAAATTAGGGAAGAGGCCAGCATTGCCTATGAAAAGGCTCGCCGTGACGGCTTGACGGGAATCAAGAACAAGACTGCTTATGGTGAATTTGAAGCCAAACTGAACCAGCAAATCCAGTCGGGCGAAGATGTTGAATTCGCCATTGCCATTTGCGATGTGAACGGTCTTAAGGATGTTAATGATACGCGCGGACATATCGTGGGTGACGAATATATCAAGGCGGCTAGCAGGCTTGTGTGCAACACGTTCAGACACAGTCCGGTGTTCCGTGTAGGTGGTGACGAATTTGTAGCGATTCTTCGTGGTGGAGATTTTGAAATCCGCGAAAAGTTGCAGAATGATTTTGCAGAAACTGTAAAACGGAATGCCTTTGATGGTCAAGTAGTTATGGCCTGTGGTATTTCTGTTTTTGACAAGACTTGCGACCATAGCGTTGCCGATGTCT
The sequence above is a segment of the uncultured Fibrobacter sp. genome. Coding sequences within it:
- a CDS encoding GGDEF domain-containing protein; this translates as MDSLLSIEDISMALSLDYECVFFVDIESDNYAMFAFSGNHKNLELNETSNFWADSRVNLETVVYEDDKAWFAENIATKEKLVASVQNGNTFRGKYRIVANGTPVWYSMKVVRGQGKQRDYLIIGVTNIDKQERESLALKQKASKSELYGQIVMALAERYDALYMVDLETNHYVQYKSERVFCELSIALEGDDFFNQLKKDALSVIYKDDIPLLTAALERSVLLKELDDHGVFTFTYRLNSPDGPLFVKMVAVYSDKKHIVISVTNIDSQIRREQKIREEASIAYEKARRDGLTGIKNKTAYGEFEAKLNQQIQSGEDVEFAIAICDVNGLKDVNDTRGHIVGDEYIKAASRLVCNTFRHSPVFRVGGDEFVAILRGGDFEIREKLQNDFAETVKRNAFDGQVVMACGISVFDKTCDHSVADVFKKADALMYQNKVSLKGARR